The DNA region caaaaaagccattttgcatcattaatttgtccatataattttccatacaaatttggcaactggccatacaaaaatgatatgtgaaaattcaaagatctgtatcttttgaaggaattttttttatcgatttggtgtcttgggcaaagttgtaggtatggatatggactacactgaaaaaaaaaatgatacacggtaaaaaaaaaattgctgattttttatttaactttttgtcactaaaacttgatttgcaaaaaaacactatttttattttttttatttttggatatgtttagaggatatggatatcaaatgccaacttttcagaaatttccaggttgtgcaaaaaatctttgagcaagttatacatttttgaatcaatactattttttttaaatcgaaaacattggtcgcaaaaatttttcaacttcatttttcgatgtaaaatcaaacttgcaatcaaaaagtactttagtgaaattttgataaagtgcaccgttttcaagataaatccatttttaggtgacttttttgaaaatagtcgcagtttttcattttttttaattagtgcacatgtttgcccacctttgaaaaaaatatttttgaaaagctgagaaaattctctatattttgcattttagaaCTTTGTGGTTAcgaccgttagttgctgagatattgccatgcaaaggtttaaaaataggaaaattgatgttttctaagtcccacccaaacaacacaccattttctaatgtcgatatctcagcaactaatgatccgattttcaatgttaaaatattaaataaaatatgaaatgacaaaaagttaagtaaaaaatcagcaaaatttttggtaccgtgtataatttttttttcagtgtagtccatattcatacctacaactttgccgaagacaccaaaccgatcaaaaaattccttcaaaagatacagatttttaaattttcattcatcatttttgtatggccagctgccaaatttgtatggaaaattatatggacaaactaatgatgcaaaatggcttctttgggcataccgaaggcaccaaaaaagtttctttcggattaaaaaatacaaaaaatcgaatgaccgaaatctgagagaactgctcattggCAACTGagcagtgttgcaaaagagtgatagaaaagctatcaatagattatctctgcaccaaaaatatccgagagtatagcagccgtcactatagcttgtgagatctcttcttgtgtctcgtgattcccagcgatgccattctctctctatcactccttcccttttcctcgactatgcgctctcaccgctgagtctctcaatctctccgaaaactgcaataagagaacgcgagatggcgattaggagccgaccacgcatgacgccccttcaaactgcgtttgcaaaattggttttgtggcggcttttgtggttaaacgctgttgcggtgggatgttcgtggaagcgagaatgagagagaaaaggaaaatgtcaatcgcgagtgggtaaacacgaaaacgtgttcggctatgttcggcgctgagagtttcaatgaagagagaagagcagttgtatttgaggcatgaatattcaggcgagataattgtagttgctgagagctatcagctgatattttaacaaccctgcaacTGAGCAATTTTCTCGAATTTCTCAAATCGAATTTCCATTGCATTTTTTAACTTGTATGAAACTTTAACCATCGTATACTGatgtccaaataagccattttgcatcacaaGTTTCTTTATAAAAGTCctcaaaaaaaattggtttctATCCATTGAAAAGTGCTATGAAAACGTTCTAAAATCAGTATCTCGAGAAGGGatcttctgatcgatttggtgtcttgggcaaagtttaagattatgattaggactactcagaaaataatagttaaattctaaaaaataccaattttttaataactttttctCGTAAAAGCTCGATTATGACACACTTTCccacattcgatttttttttcatttgggtaAGTGTATGACGGACGTTTTGTTTTTGGccatattatgattttttttatttttttgagtatcCAAAatgcacacatttttttttttgatgaaaattgaattcttaaatgaagaacttttcaacaaatttgtctttatatttattttaaaaatagtgtccgTAGTttccatctttgaaaaaaataatcgaaaagctgaaatttttttctaaatctcgttttttttgacattgttgATCCGACCTTTGGTTGCTCTAAGTTCTATCAAATTGACACTCaattgatccgattttcaatgtaaaaatgtaaaatatgtgtgaaattttctcaactttttgaaaaaatatttccagatttttcaaatcgcGACTTACTTTTCAATGGGGccaaataatataatttaagtcagataaaaaaaatcaaatttaatgaaaCAACTTTTTGGGAATATTCCTTTtggattctgaaaaaaaaaacgagaacaacagaaaaaaaatatttatttttttataagtttcttaaaatgttacaaattttatttgaagattttgagaGCCAGAACAGTCTGTCTCGGTGGTCTCGGTGGTTCAGTCAGTCGGCGCTTGAACTTCCGCAATCCAGTGGTCATGAATTCAAAACCCGAGGTTAAAGAATTCTGAGTGcaggtttgggtgccctcccAATTAAGTTTTCGGGTATCGTGGTTGGTTTTGAGAAAGAGTTTTTTCTATGCCGGTGTTCAAAATACGACttaatttcaatattaaatattaCACTCAAGTATTCTCAAGTTTTCAATTCACCTTACCAATAAACCTTTACTTTCTTCTCTCCCCTCGCCAGACAATGCCGGCAACCGGATGCAGCTGAAGAAGCCCTCGGACGGTTCCTCGGGAACCTCGGGCAGTTCCACCACTGGCagcggcggcagcagcagcagcaacagtaaCAAAAAGACCTCCTCCTCATCGAACCAGCCCCAGCCAGACAGCGATGCGGACGATACCACCGGCAACACCGTATCCGGCGGAAACAATCCCGGCTCCGGGTCATCGTCGGCGGGGGCAAACACGGCCAAGGACGAGGACGACATCTACGAGTTCAAGTCTACCCCGAAGGACTCGAGTGCGAGTTCGAGCGATGAAAAGGAGAGTTCCGGCGGGGACAAGGGGGAGAAGGGGAGCGGTGGTGGTGGGGAGGACAGTTCGGCGAGTGCGGGGAAGCGGCCGTTTTCCGAGGTGAACGATGCGACCGATGATAGCGGGACTGGGCCGACGAATGAGGACGATAACAAGAGAAAGAAGCGAAAGGATTCTGACACGACGAACAAGGAGGCGGGAAAGGGAGGGGCCGGGGGGAGTCGAGGTTCGGCACCGCGGCAGGAAAAGGGGGGGAAGAGTTCTGGGCCTCCTGGGAAGGGGCTTGGGTTGGCGGGGAAGAATGTGCTGGACAGGAAGAGTCCTTGCGCGAGTCCGAAACCTTCTTCGAGTAGTTCGTCTGGGGGGACGAATAAGGGTTCGTCGGCGATGGCCAGCAGTAACGACAGTGATGGTGAGGGGGATGATGCCGGTGGCAAGAATAATGATTCCGGGTTCACGAGTAGTGGTCCGAAGGTGCCCCCGTTGAAGATTGTGATCCCGCAGCAGAGCTCCAGCAACGATGCCGAAACCGGCGGAAGTTCTCGCAATGGTAAAAATGCTTCCACGAGGAACCATGCGGCGCTTCCGTACGTGGTGGCCTCATCGAACAGCAACGATTCCAGCGCAGACAAGGAAAGCACCTCGTCACGATCGGCCAGCCcatcagattcgaaaagttccgATGAAAAGGGAACTTCCAAGTCTGAAGATCGTCAACAGCAGCCGCGAGTCCTGCGAAGTCATCGCGGAGGTGGCAATGGGACGTCGTCCTCGGAGGGAGGTCGAAGCGGCAAGGACAATCAGGGCTCGGTAGATCGGTCCAACAATTCGTCTCCGCAGATGCAGCAGAGCAGTGCCGCACCGTCGCCAGCTTCAAACAGTGGAGACGCTGCCGGTGGCTCGGGAGGAAGCTCGGGCCAAGGAAAAGACGGCAACAACGCAAGTCCCAGTGGAGGGAATCATAAGGATGGTGACTCGGAAGCCGGGAGCGGCAACCCCAAAAGTCCACCCGTCACCGCAAGCTCGTCTTCAGCCACAACAACCACAACCGGTGGCAACTCCGGATCCACCTCCAACCAATCCAATCAATCGAACGCGGCCAGCTCGAGTTCCACCTCGGAAACGGCCGTCCATCCGCGCAAGCGTAAAATTAAAACCAGCAAAGATCAAGCGGCAACCGCCGGAGGCAGCAGCGGCAGTTCCGCCACTCCGTCCACTTCAACTTCAGCCTCCAGCTCATCCGCCAACGACGAACGCAAGGAAATCAAAGACGAAACCCCGGATGTCCACCCGCACGATCAACCCATCACCAACTGCTACCAGATGTTCTTGAACATCCGTCGGCAGATCGAACGCCGCCAGCGAAACCTCTTCCCCGTGCAGCCAAAACCCCCGCAAGGCTTCAAAGACTACCTGCTAAACCGGTGCGCGTACGCCCTCGCCGGGAAATCCCCCTCCGAACCCAACATCCAACCCCCAACCAGTCTCGCCTCGCAGATGAAGGAACTCTTCACCGCCCAGGAAAAGGAACGCCACAAGCTCAAAATGCAGCACATCGTCGAAAAGGAAAAGCTCGTCCTGGCCGTCGAGCAGGAAATCCTCCGCGTCCACGGCCGTGCCGCCCGGGCCCTCGCCAACCAATCGCTCCCCTTCTCCGTGTGCACCATCCTCAAAGACGCCGAAGTGTACAACATCATCACCCCCGAGCAAGAAGAAAAAGACCGCAACGCCCGGTCCCGCTACAACGGCCGGCTCTTCCTCAGCTGGCTCCAGGACGTGGACGACAAGTGGGAAAAGATCAAGGAAGCGATGCTGCTGCGGCACCACAACGAGGCCGAGAGTCTGCACGCCGTCCAGAAGATGGACTGGGAGTGGAAAATGAAGGAAAATCTGCTCTGCGAGTTCAAGGCCAAGCCCGTCATCGACGACACGCAGGTGCCCATGGTGAACGTGAGCGACGATTTCGACCTGCTGCCGGCGTAATAAGGGGGCGCTCTTTATTCTCTATTTAGGTTCTGTAAGCAGTGTGTAAGATATTCATGCGGCGATTTGTCGTCGTAGTAAGGCGCATGTGCGTTAGGCTGACTTTGCGTTGTAAGGTGTAAAGCAGTTGATAAAGTACGAATAAGAGCTACTTTTAACAATACTTTGagggattttcattttttgtgtgGCAATCCGAACGTCCAACGACTCTGAAATTAGTTTTTGTTGAAGTTGTCTTTAATAAAGAGACAAAAATATCATGGATAATTTCTCCAGCTGCATCGAAAAAAACTTAgagagttatttttaaaataaataagacATCATTcctctaaaattacaaaaaaggttTTAGTTAAAACTATGAAATGATATACACTCTCTAATGCTTTATTTGACGAATGGGATTTTTAACCCTGAAAATATAAgaagaaattaattttgaaatcttattttgctttccaTACTACTTTTTAGGATCCCTGTTttaaagagtttaaaaaaaatggtaaccTTTTGTACGCATGTGGGATCTTAGAAAAAAAGCagagcaatccactttaacgacaccAGGGTCTTTGGTGGGCTCTgatgcaagtttctgctcatttctaggcgtccgaaggttttgtgtggtgagtcacccaaaacctcttttacgcaaatggaccgacgttttacttccccatccgatagaaggccaagAGGATatggcgggaatcgaacccgcgccccatagcaacttagggatcggcagccgaagccgctaaccaccccGCCACGAGGCCCTGTGGGATCTGTCTGattctttaattctaaaattctttttattaaaaaatcctaaaactttgaaattctaaaattttcagattttcaaattctaataattttgaattctaaaaattctaaattaggGAAACTATACCCTTtatcagcctatttctattatcggcctatcagcactttgatcatgaattacagcttaaataaagtgtttttgactgttccaaagtaataaatagctcaaataaaagtgagcaagcgactcttcattgttgatacatctgaaaatgttgatttaatagcgaaaaatggcaaaagtgatgagaattggtcgaacggcttagtgtgattaaaatgggtatatttcccctacttcttttttcaaattctcaaactcttaaaatcctaaattcttaacatttttatttcttaaattcttttacTCAAAgatgataaaattataaaattttaaaatagtaaaatttttgaattctgaaaatcttaaatattattaacttttttgattcaaaaattctttaactCATACGtagtaaatttttaattctaaatttcttaaattcctaaattctcgcttactttttcaaaatgtcctatGTACATTGGAAACCAGTGGCgcattggtggttttgaaaaagtaatctagaattctTAACTTTgttcattctaaaattctttaactcaaaaatcctaaaatcctgaaattataaaattattcaattacaaaaattcattttttttaattctcaaattcttagcCGGGAAccatggtgtaggggtaagcgtggttgcctctcacccagtcggcttgggttcgatcccagacggtccccgtggcatttttcgagacgagatttgtccgaccacgccttccatcggacggggaagtaaatggtGGCCCCCGTCttacctagaggttaggtccgTTAGCTCatttcaggtgtaggagtcgtctccctgggtcctgccacAGTAGAATccctggtaggcagttggacgaacaatccaaaggtcgtcagttcgaatcctggggtggatggaagcttaggtgtaaaaagaagtttgcaattgcctcaacaatcaagccttcggacacttagtttcgagtaggaatctcgcaatcgagaacgccaaggcaatgctgtagagcgaataattcgATTATTTGGATTGAatcgaaattcttaaattctttaatgcCGCCATTAAGACACCACCGTGGACACCACAGATGACAAACATTTTgtgcaaaatacaaatttcgtgaaattttggtgaggacttcgaataattgagtacaaactgttttttgattcctaaaattgaaagattgaacttttaaaatttttattttttttttcggtaatttgaaatttggaaatttgagaattttagaattttaaacctcgtttttttttattttaaattaatttctttttgttttgctttttttttttgagcgttttttttctggagttttttttaaaaggtccaataaaccaaattttcagttttttgctttttgggtgttttttaatatccctgactcaaggctagtctgcagatcggaaggaaaggggtcaagaaacagctttacgaacggcaggacaaaagagagggaacgttttcttggggcttttcttcaccctctctggcttgctttcgttaccgctgctgcccatttgatttttttcttgaccgatttcttccgaagtgcataccttacataGCTCCGTGTGTACTAGCATCGGTACCAGTGAGttgaaatgttttataaaatattcatcaaatctgtgatcaaaatgatcagtTAAGAAATAATTCATTAGCCGTATCGAGctgtaaaatttgcaacatggagataaactttctgtgaagttgctgtgaagttttccgtggaactttgaaaaattaactccatgttgaacgcacacactctcacttttaatttctcgattgggCTTGGCTATTTTGTAAATAGAGTtgtctacgtgcgcatgtattgcgtatacgtacacgaacaagattgaggttaaattttgtctggccagcaaaatcaaatggtgcggtAGTGtttttcgaactgtcaaaaatccaccaaaacatTTAtcacatagagttatctacgtgcgcatgtattgcgtgtacgtacacgaaaaagattgaggttaaattttgtaccagccagcaaaacaaatggcgtgctagtgtgcgtgagtacgggcttagataactctattgatcACACAAAGAACtatggtagaaaagtatccaccgcaatcaatttttgacagttcgacgccaacgaattatttcaagaaaattaacCGCGGTTATGGCTAGTAttgagatcggaaggaaaggggtcgaGAAACAGTTTCACGAACAGCAGAGCAAAGGAGatggagcgttttcttggggcttttcttcatcctctctgacttgcttgcgctgccgctgcttcccatttgaaatttttcttgaccggtttcttccgaagtgcataccttacattAACCAAAATCCAATCAACAATGCAACTCAAAAGTTCCTAAGCGCGAGGGGGATGACCTTGGATTTGGTGCGATTTGATATACATCGCGGAGTGTCACCCCCCTCGcctaagggcatctccaccgcagagatctaaTTGCGTGGCATACCTATcggcaggggcgccgactctgggggggcacggtactttttgcccccccctaaaatttggctgggggggcagcccatacattgtgccccccagaaattttggaagaaaaatattcttatatcaaatatataaaaaaggaaataattgaaaataatatctaaaacttaaatggaacattgtttgtacacacggatagaattcttgtaagttttgaaagaaatcgtttacaattttctggatttagatgcttttttctaaatcgacaacgttttatctataccaatgtgctctctaggaaaatcagtaagcttagaacaagagcacagaggcatcggtgaatgatttgagagatgtcgtcaacatagattttacggatttgctcataagatttctatctgtgcatgttgttccaaaaacaaaaccaatgtacttttcccatagcacttcatctacaatcaaacttacgcaaactcttgcgaaaacaatcatcaagttttcaaacgcaacattctaaaattctaaaattctagggttctataattcttaaattcttaaattcttaaattcttaaattcttaaattcttaaattcttaaattcttaaattcttaaactcttaaattcttaaattcttaaattcttaaattcttaaattcctaaattcctcaattcttaaattcttaaattcttaaattcttaaattcttaaattcttaaattcttaaattcttaaattcttaaattcttaaattcttaaattcttaaattcttaaattcttaaactcttaaattcttaaattcttaaattcttaaattcttaaattcttaaattcttaaattcttaaattcttaaattcttaaattcttaaattcttaaattcttaaattcttaaattcttaaattcttaaattcttaaattcttaaattcttaaattcttaaattcttaaattcttaaattcttaaattcttaaattcttaaattcttaaattcttaattttttaaaaaaaatatttgttgtcaaaagcattatttttaaataatcgatttatttaaacattaaattttattgttatttctaaattACTGATGGTTTAAATTTCTGATTTCctgcttttgatttcttaacattttcaagCCATGAGTTTATTTAACCCTATATTTTTATAAcccttattttttatgttggaatatttaattttgtgtttttttctaaattgcagatttgaaaaatggatgtttttttaaatgtgtatttcttttatttctgaAGATCTAAATTTTggctttttacttttatttttgtttttagagtatttgtattgttgaatttctgaatatctgattatttttattattgactgttacttctagaAAATAAGTGACAATATGCCTATGAGAAGGAATTCGCCTTTCAAACATATAAGAAAATCCCCCTAATTAACATTCTCAATCTCGTTTTAatgaattattattttctaaaaaaaataattccggaTGAAAACAAATCCTATCACGTCgtaataaaattatcaaaattcgtgatatacaagaaacattaacatctaatcgccactcttacctatcgatttcggaaaacaaccgtgcccccccaacattttggactagtcggcgcccctgccTATCGGTTGGATCCCCAGTTTTAGCTTTGCTCCGTAGCTAATACAGGTTTCCGCACCGCTGGGAGCTAATTTGGCTACTgaatcaagcccaccgcggggatctaatttattcattttccaattttagcCGTTTTGTTGATCAAAATCAATGAAACTATGTTCTAGTATGATGGAACATGCTTCCAATTGCATTATATGTCCTAATTGTTTGCTtacatcaataaaatatcattttcaaatttttaaaagagttcaTCCGATTTGCTCCTGATATGTTTGCACCCCAACTTTCGCACCGCGGGTAGCAAAGCTAAAGCTAAATTAGCCTTCGAGTTCATTCAGCGAAGAAAATATTCATCGGGGATCTGTCGAGTAGCCAAGATAGGTGCTCGAGAAGTCTCCGAGCTGCCGGTGGCTAAGTTTTTCAGcgatttttagaattatttgtctttgtttggttgaagttgcatttattttgattatcaaatttgaatgaatattgaagaaatcagtaatttggttcaaaacgactttattaaattgatttttttttatttatcattatttagtatttttcaaatacaAAATAATCAACCACCTATATTTGATATAAGCAAATcatcacagaaaatttaaaaatttttgaattatgtattaaaattcaaatatatatcAAGAATTTTCCTTTTTGTATGCGACTGAAACTCACAAACGTTTTAATAATATTGTATTCAatataataatattaaaaattaaaaataaatgtacagacatagttttttgtttttttcgaaatgagtAAAAAAcagaagttgtctttatagctgtcggccactatttctagtaccaaccagcaacctctggattgtgagtccagtgcgctgtccaattgatccacacggatagaaatgaagtaaaccagagtgaaaataaacttgacatttatcatacaaatatctattATCTGACGAAAAACTCAAtagtaaaaaatctgaaatttggaaattctaaataaatagtatgcagaattgaattaaattttaatgttaaagtatttattttattcagaatttaagaatttaagaaaaacccgaaattctaacattcaaaaacactatttttatcaaaaattgaattcaaaatcaggaatttgaaaatttaagaatttaagaatttgtgaatttaagaGTTTGTGAATGTAACTATtagtgaatttaagaattaaagaatttaagaatttgagaatttaagagtttaagaatttaagaatttaagaatttaagaattcaagaatttaagaatttaagaatttaagaatttaagaatttaagaatttaagaatttaagaatttaagaatttaagaatttaagaatttaagaatttaagaatttaagaatttaagaatttaagaatttaagaatttaagaatttaagaatttaagaatttaagaattttagaatttaagaatttaagaatttaagaatttaagaagttaagaatttaagaatttaagaatttaagaatttaagaatttaagaatttaagaatttaagaatttaagaatttaagaatttaagaatttaagaatttaagaatttaagaatttaagaatttaagaatttaaaaatttaagaatttaagaatttaagaattcaataaatttagatCAAAATTGCTAGGATTGCTTGTTTTCAAATCCGTATtggcttatttaaaatgttacgcttgaattttgctttttactcaATACAAATGACTTGTGTCTTGCATGTCCGGCAGTAGATCGACAATGCGTTGATCAAAATTAAACATACACAGCCCCAATCTGACCTAAAAAACTTAACTGCATCACCCCAGATtaccaaaagtcatttttcatgcGTAAACTTGCAGCACGGGAGGGAAAATATCTCCAAACTCGaataattgaaatcgaaaaatcaatcatcactactaatgtaaacatttactaacgtgagcaggataaactctttgtttacaaactcacattggcccaattacattgttttgcttgaaaaaaccatccgtcagacgatttgctcccggtagatcccggagctaaccttagttttgtttagattcggatgaacacggatgaactcgaacctaaattagctctcgcacaagtaccgcggtgggcttgacgcgggtgccaaattagctttgcaacgcaattaggtccctgcggtggagatgccctaagtgCCAGTTGTAAACAGAGttgtattgttaatttgattttgattaaccacggtaaattttcttgaaataattcgtagGCGTTCGTTgggttaaccaaaatcaaattatcaatGCAACTCTGCTTATGCCACTCTGCCAATCTTgcgatgaaatgtttcaataaaatcaaccaaaattgtaagtttaaaggtaagaacaagattgtccgtcagacctggacgcaaacgcaaaattttgcgcctgtcatcatagcctgccagtcatcgaccattgaacaaagcaacccctttagattgttcgactgacagttgatagAAAAATctaactggcacagcgttctgcgttcaccactgcgtcgaacggacaatcttgttctaaGCTTAACAATACAACTCAAACATTCATGAAAGTAAAACGGTGGCAAACAGGTCCACCCCCGCCAATCTTTTCATGCATCAAAATGGCCTGAAAAAACCTACCGATGAAACGTTTCAATAAATAGGTATATACCACCAAAATTATCAGTTTAGCAATACGGTTCAAGTGTCTTGGCTAAATAACCGAAAGTGATCTAAACTCATGTAAATAATAAACATCTGTCAAAAACACATGCGAAACGTGCAAATCGTgtgatcaatttcaaaacaaaacttgtgccTCAACTTCGA from Culex quinquefasciatus strain JHB chromosome 3, VPISU_Cqui_1.0_pri_paternal, whole genome shotgun sequence includes:
- the LOC6052027 gene encoding ankyrin repeat domain-containing protein 11 → MNNFPKKDVSGMPSQSRPRGITGPGSGSSGRPAVTAPMSERQQMALLMQMTSSTGAEGEMSPGSSGSGIGAGGTGTTGGGGGPHSRRDRINERGETALHLSSKKGDQETVKKLLEQGSNPNVTDFAGWTPLHEACNHGHYNVALALIKAGANINATGLENDTPLHDAAIVGQLKLCKMLIERGADPTFKNQKGKQPCDVAAPAVYNYLLQARDNAGNRMQLKKPSDGSSGTSGSSTTGSGGSSSSNSNKKTSSSSNQPQPDSDADDTTGNTVSGGNNPGSGSSSAGANTAKDEDDIYEFKSTPKDSSASSSDEKESSGGDKGEKGSGGGGEDSSASAGKRPFSEVNDATDDSGTGPTNEDDNKRKKRKDSDTTNKEAGKGGAGGSRGSAPRQEKGGKSSGPPGKGLGLAGKNVLDRKSPCASPKPSSSSSSGGTNKGSSAMASSNDSDGEGDDAGGKNNDSGFTSSGPKVPPLKIVIPQQSSSNDAETGGSSRNGKNASTRNHAALPYVVASSNSNDSSADKESTSSRSASPSDSKSSDEKGTSKSEDRQQQPRVLRSHRGGGNGTSSSEGGRSGKDNQGSVDRSNNSSPQMQQSSAAPSPASNSGDAAGGSGGSSGQGKDGNNASPSGGNHKDGDSEAGSGNPKSPPVTASSSSATTTTTGGNSGSTSNQSNQSNAASSSSTSETAVHPRKRKIKTSKDQAATAGGSSGSSATPSTSTSASSSSANDERKEIKDETPDVHPHDQPITNCYQMFLNIRRQIERRQRNLFPVQPKPPQGFKDYLLNRCAYALAGKSPSEPNIQPPTSLASQMKELFTAQEKERHKLKMQHIVEKEKLVLAVEQEILRVHGRAARALANQSLPFSVCTILKDAEVYNIITPEQEEKDRNARSRYNGRLFLSWLQDVDDKWEKIKEAMLLRHHNEAESLHAVQKMDWEWKMKENLLCEFKAKPVIDDTQVPMVNVSDDFDLLPA